In Bacteriovorax stolpii, a single genomic region encodes these proteins:
- a CDS encoding penicillin-insensitive murein endopeptidase, which translates to MQKSMILGLGLCLLASCSHLPDFTSRLSTRLPTEDKSEAIGEYALGCLKGAQTFSGKEKGLLISQVKRGRYWGHPDLISLLTKASEEFAKEKKILMIGDLSQSRGGPTLTGHNSHQTGLDVDVWFKVLSADTIISFRELETEDMKPMKELGADQIKMIKYFAQDQSVERIFINPAFKKQLCQDQKLTADEHHKLRAWWGHDDHIHVRLKCPLDSPLCISQKPIPAGDGCGEELNWWFTKEASEGSKDYNWEALKSAYLEKVKKLPKECSFYNETF; encoded by the coding sequence ATGCAAAAATCTATGATTCTTGGACTGGGTTTGTGTTTGCTCGCAAGTTGTTCTCACTTACCAGATTTTACCTCACGCCTTTCCACCAGGCTTCCGACAGAAGATAAGAGTGAGGCGATTGGGGAATACGCACTAGGTTGCTTAAAAGGCGCTCAAACATTTTCTGGAAAAGAAAAAGGACTTCTTATCTCTCAAGTAAAGAGAGGAAGATATTGGGGGCACCCCGATCTTATTAGTCTTTTGACAAAGGCTTCTGAGGAGTTTGCCAAAGAAAAGAAAATTCTCATGATTGGGGATCTCTCTCAATCCCGTGGCGGTCCTACTTTGACTGGCCACAATTCACATCAAACGGGACTGGATGTTGATGTTTGGTTTAAGGTTCTTTCGGCCGATACAATAATATCCTTCCGTGAGCTTGAAACTGAAGATATGAAGCCCATGAAAGAGCTGGGGGCCGATCAGATAAAGATGATTAAGTATTTTGCTCAAGACCAATCTGTGGAGCGCATATTTATCAATCCTGCTTTTAAAAAGCAACTATGTCAGGATCAAAAGCTTACAGCAGATGAGCACCACAAACTAAGGGCCTGGTGGGGTCATGATGATCACATTCATGTCCGTTTAAAATGTCCTCTTGATAGCCCGCTTTGTATTTCTCAGAAACCCATTCCCGCCGGAGATGGATGTGGTGAGGAGCTTAATTGGTGGTTTACCAAAGAGGCCAGTGAAGGGAGCAAGGATTATAATTGGGAAGCTTTAAAGTCTGCTTACCTGGAAAAAGTTAAAAAGCTTCCAAAAGAATGCTCTTTTTATAATGAGACCTTTTAG
- a CDS encoding class I SAM-dependent methyltransferase, with protein MNKDFWNERFLEKDVYGEDVNAFLKEQIKLLRAGANILCIAEGQGRNALYLSKQGFHVTAVDQSDIGINQIKEKAKVQNLLIEAYAAGLTDYDFGENKWDAIVSIFGHLPSELRRKVHQKITKGLKKGGLFIMEAYSHDQLKYETGGPKSLDLLLSTDILKEELPDLKVIKLEQLEREVIEGKYHSGLSSVVQYIGLRD; from the coding sequence ATGAATAAAGATTTTTGGAATGAGCGCTTTTTAGAAAAAGATGTCTATGGTGAAGACGTGAATGCTTTTTTAAAAGAGCAAATAAAGCTTTTAAGAGCTGGGGCCAACATTTTGTGTATTGCTGAAGGTCAGGGGCGCAATGCCCTTTATTTAAGTAAACAAGGCTTTCATGTAACGGCGGTAGACCAATCAGACATAGGAATCAATCAAATAAAAGAAAAGGCAAAAGTACAAAACCTTCTTATTGAAGCTTATGCTGCTGGTCTGACAGATTATGATTTTGGTGAGAATAAGTGGGATGCCATTGTTTCAATTTTTGGACATTTGCCTTCTGAACTAAGACGTAAAGTTCATCAAAAAATTACCAAAGGCCTTAAAAAGGGTGGACTCTTTATCATGGAAGCTTATTCACATGATCAGTTAAAGTATGAAACAGGTGGACCAAAAAGCCTGGATCTGCTTTTATCGACTGACATCCTTAAAGAAGAGCTGCCGGATTTAAAAGTCATTAAACTAGAGCAGCTTGAACGTGAAGTCATTGAAGGGAAGTATCATTCCGGATTAAGTTCCGTCGTTCAGTATATAGGGCTCCGCGATTAA